One region of Nitrospirota bacterium genomic DNA includes:
- a CDS encoding glycosyltransferase family 2 protein — translation MYKDLKIAVVIPCYNVEKHIRAVVKGIPPFVDKIIAVNDASTDQTAKALEDINDPRLTILYHSMNQGVGGAALTGFQQALRDGSDILVKMDGDEQMDPFYLPALLTPLVEGFSYAKGNRFLHSTELNQMPLLRKWGNFWLTFLTKITSGYWHIFDPQNGYWAIKAGDFSVLDLSKIHRRFFFENDMLVQLNIFNLKIKDVPIPARYGNEKSSMKLYKIVLSFPFFLINRLIYRFYQKYILRDFSPIAIFVMAGLPLFFWGLGFGLYAWWKSITTNSVATTGTVMLSVLPFLIGFELLLQGIILDINETPR, via the coding sequence ATGTACAAAGATTTAAAGATAGCCGTGGTTATCCCCTGTTATAACGTGGAAAAACACATCAGAGCTGTCGTCAAAGGGATCCCTCCTTTTGTAGATAAAATTATCGCCGTTAATGATGCGAGCACAGATCAGACCGCAAAAGCCCTTGAAGACATCAACGATCCGCGCTTAACAATTCTTTATCATTCAATGAATCAAGGGGTGGGAGGCGCGGCGTTAACAGGCTTTCAACAGGCCCTCCGGGATGGGTCGGATATTCTGGTCAAAATGGACGGCGATGAACAAATGGATCCCTTTTATCTTCCCGCGCTCCTCACCCCTCTCGTCGAGGGATTTTCCTACGCTAAGGGAAACCGGTTTCTTCACAGCACAGAGTTGAATCAGATGCCTTTATTAAGAAAATGGGGAAATTTCTGGCTGACCTTTCTTACCAAAATAACTTCAGGTTACTGGCACATTTTCGATCCTCAGAACGGCTATTGGGCCATAAAAGCCGGCGATTTTTCCGTTCTGGATTTAAGCAAAATCCATCGGCGGTTTTTCTTTGAAAACGACATGTTGGTGCAACTCAACATTTTTAACTTAAAAATTAAAGACGTTCCGATTCCCGCTCGCTATGGAAATGAAAAATCATCCATGAAACTCTATAAAATTGTTCTTTCCTTCCCCTTTTTTTTAATCAACCGGTTGATCTACCGTTTTTACCAAAAGTATATTCTAAGAGACTTTTCTCCCATAGCCATTTTCGTGATGGCCGGCCTTCCCCTTTTTTTCTGGGGGCTGGGATTTGGCTTGTATGCGTGGTGGAAATCGATCACCACAAACAGCGTCGCCACAACAGGCACGGTGATGTTGAGTGTCCTGCCCTTTCTCATCGGTTTTGAGCTTCTGCTTCAGGGAATCATTCTCGATATTAATGAAACCCCTCGATAA
- a CDS encoding type IV pilus twitching motility protein PilT, with translation MNIDELLKAALALKASDLHLKVASHPIVRVNGHLTPMDKFPKITPEDAVSLALGIMNNTQKQKFKEKFEVDLAYSAAGLGRFRVNAYQQRSSINLVFRVVPTQVASINELTLPAAIEKLANETRGLVLVTGTTGSGKSTTLAAMIDYINRNRPENIITIEDPIEVLHRDRKSLVSQREIGTDAESFGSALRGALRQDPDVILVGEMRDFETISTAMTAAETGHLVLSTLHTTDATETINRILSIFPPYQQKQLRLQLASILKGIISQRLIPRADGQGRVPAVEIMIATQTIKECIIDSEKTRRIPEFIAAGGSQYGMQTFDQSLYSLFQQKLVTFEEALRWSTNPDDFTLKVKGIQTSSDINWSAMQGKEPAIPAGPGKASPKETTKGSEIKIDRFGSS, from the coding sequence ATGAATATCGATGAATTATTAAAAGCGGCATTGGCACTTAAAGCCTCCGACCTTCACTTAAAGGTGGCAAGCCATCCTATTGTCCGGGTGAATGGTCACTTGACCCCGATGGACAAATTTCCCAAGATAACCCCTGAGGACGCGGTGTCACTCGCGTTGGGAATCATGAATAACACCCAAAAACAAAAGTTCAAAGAAAAATTTGAGGTGGATCTGGCCTATAGCGCTGCGGGGTTGGGCCGGTTCAGAGTGAATGCTTACCAGCAGAGAAGCTCCATTAATCTCGTTTTTCGTGTGGTTCCAACCCAGGTGGCTTCAATCAACGAATTGACCCTCCCGGCTGCCATCGAGAAACTTGCCAATGAAACCCGGGGCCTGGTTTTAGTCACAGGAACCACCGGAAGTGGAAAGTCAACCACTCTTGCGGCTATGATCGATTATATCAATCGGAATCGGCCCGAAAACATTATCACCATTGAAGATCCCATTGAGGTTTTACATCGAGACCGAAAAAGTCTGGTCAGTCAAAGAGAAATCGGAACCGACGCTGAATCTTTTGGATCTGCCCTGAGAGGGGCGCTTCGACAGGACCCCGATGTCATTCTCGTGGGAGAAATGAGGGATTTTGAAACGATCTCCACCGCCATGACGGCCGCTGAAACCGGCCATCTGGTTTTGAGCACCCTGCATACCACGGATGCCACGGAAACCATCAATCGGATCCTTTCTATTTTTCCTCCTTATCAGCAAAAACAGCTTAGGCTCCAGCTCGCTTCCATCTTAAAAGGAATTATTTCCCAGAGGTTGATCCCAAGAGCCGATGGTCAGGGAAGGGTTCCGGCTGTTGAAATTATGATTGCTACCCAAACCATTAAAGAATGTATTATCGATTCGGAAAAAACGAGGAGGATTCCGGAGTTCATTGCCGCCGGGGGATCTCAATATGGAATGCAAACCTTCGACCAATCCCTTTATTCCTTATTTCAGCAAAAACTGGTTACCTTTGAAGAGGCCCTTCGGTGGTCAACCAATCCGGATGATTTCACTCTAAAAGTCAAAGGCATACAAACCTCCAGCGATATCAACTGGAGCGCCATGCAGGGAAAGGAACCTGCAATCCCGGCAGGTCCCGGAAAGGCGTCCCCTAAAGAAACGACAAAAGGGTCGGAAATTAAAATCGACCGGTTTGGATCTTCGTGA
- the mltG gene encoding endolytic transglycosylase MltG has product MDKSFKKKGVFSFFLLVGVAFLFLSIHVLLYLYLPPQDQEIHKIIDIPDGAHMRVVADLLHREGLIKNKEYFIILGKLTLTEKNIHPGEYDFHTRMLPQEILNLLKKGKIIQYEVSIPEGYTSYHIADLLEEKKLGNRDDFIRLVHDPELIHTLHLNVESLEGYLFPSTYFFPRRIKTEDIIKKMVTTFFQEYTPDIQEAAQQMKLTQQEIVTLASIIERETNSDEERAWVSAVFHNRLKKNIPLQSDPTVIYEMKGYTGKITKKMLLTKTPYNTYKLKGLPAGPISNPGKRSLEAAVHPAAVEYLYFVSKNNGTHYFSTSLKEHNKAVHLFQKQKHARN; this is encoded by the coding sequence ATGGATAAATCCTTTAAAAAGAAGGGTGTTTTCAGTTTCTTTCTCCTGGTCGGCGTGGCGTTCCTTTTTCTGTCCATCCACGTTCTCCTCTATTTGTATCTGCCCCCGCAAGATCAGGAAATTCATAAAATAATCGACATCCCGGATGGCGCCCATATGAGGGTCGTGGCAGACCTGCTCCATAGGGAAGGGCTGATTAAAAATAAAGAATATTTTATTATTCTCGGAAAACTCACCCTTACGGAAAAAAACATCCATCCGGGAGAGTACGATTTTCACACGCGAATGCTCCCGCAGGAAATCCTGAATCTGTTAAAAAAGGGAAAGATCATTCAGTACGAGGTTTCCATTCCTGAAGGGTACACCTCCTATCACATTGCGGATCTTCTTGAGGAAAAGAAATTAGGCAACCGGGACGACTTTATCCGGCTGGTTCATGATCCGGAATTGATCCATACCCTTCACCTGAACGTCGAATCTCTTGAGGGATATCTTTTTCCAAGCACCTACTTTTTCCCCCGAAGAATTAAAACCGAGGACATCATTAAAAAAATGGTAACGACTTTTTTTCAGGAATACACTCCTGATATCCAGGAAGCGGCCCAGCAGATGAAGTTAACGCAGCAGGAAATCGTCACGCTGGCCTCGATCATTGAACGTGAAACCAACTCTGACGAAGAAAGGGCCTGGGTTTCTGCCGTTTTTCATAACAGGCTTAAAAAAAATATTCCGCTTCAAAGTGATCCAACCGTCATATATGAAATGAAGGGGTATACGGGAAAAATCACTAAAAAAATGCTCTTAACAAAGACCCCGTACAATACTTACAAACTGAAAGGGCTTCCGGCAGGTCCTATTTCCAATCCGGGGAAACGATCGCTCGAAGCCGCCGTTCATCCAGCCGCTGTCGAATATCTTTATTTTGTGTCTAAAAATAACGGGACGCACTATTTTTCTACCTCCCTCAAAGAACATAACAAGGCTGTTCACCTTTTTCAGAAACAAAAGCATGCCAGAAATTAG
- the alaS gene encoding alanine--tRNA ligase — MGKKLSSAEIREAFCKFFEQKGHTRVISSPLIPAGDPTLLFTNAGMVQFKQIFLGDEKRAYQRAVSVQKCMRAGGKHNDLENVGKTARHHTFFEMLGNFSFGDYFKPDAIEYGWEFVTQIMGLSPEHLWITVFKDDEESAFLWAKKVRADRIVKMGEKDNFWQMGDTGPCGPCSEIYFDQGPEISCGKSTCGLGCDCDRYLEIWNLVFMQFNRNTRGELLPLPKPSIDTGMGLERISAVCQGVKSNYNSDLFKPIIGEIEKITGTRYGQNPSKDVSVRVIADHIRAITFLIADSVHPSNEGRGYVLRRIMRRAARHGRFLGMSDPFLFQLTDTVIIQMKPFYPELDSNQSRIRQMTQGEEERFIHTLNIGMKLIEELFLKMKRDGEKTVPPEALFKLYDTYGFPLDLLEDIAVEEGFNLDIKGFELEMENQKKRARAASRFGTEDSALVSFSKEILKEYGKTKFLGYDSLEGQSTLIAMLNGTERVKRAREGNEVFCVFKETPFYGEGGGQVGDQGTVSGETVLAEIQDALKPAPELIVHKVKVVQGELIENSTYVLEVDEKRRKDSARNHTATHLLHAVLREVLGDHVKQAGSYVDPARLRFDFNHFFPLTRKELDKIERLMNERVRKNVPVHPKIMGLEEALKEGALAFFGDKYGDEVRVIQIENLSQELCGGTHCRATGDIGVFKIVSESSIAAGIRRIEAVTGEGAYELIKTQESQFLQMAENLKVKPAEAPQKLLKLISSLKEKEKEITSLKSKSISPKNDRETEIKKVNGTSVLIKKMGAMSPKDLRSAMDEYKNLPGIDVIILGSSAEGKVYLTVSVSPSKTNRFHAGEIVRELSVVVEGTGGGKPEMAQGGGKNPEKLEEALLQAEKIIQKHSQTAFNG, encoded by the coding sequence ATCGGAAAAAAGCTCAGTTCAGCAGAAATCAGAGAGGCCTTTTGTAAATTCTTTGAACAAAAAGGGCATACACGGGTCATAAGCTCCCCTCTCATTCCCGCCGGAGACCCCACCCTTCTTTTTACAAACGCCGGAATGGTGCAATTCAAACAGATCTTCCTGGGTGACGAAAAAAGGGCCTATCAAAGGGCGGTTTCTGTTCAAAAGTGCATGAGGGCGGGCGGAAAACATAACGATCTTGAAAATGTCGGAAAAACAGCCAGACACCATACTTTCTTTGAAATGTTGGGAAATTTTTCATTCGGGGATTATTTTAAACCCGATGCGATCGAATATGGATGGGAGTTTGTAACGCAGATTATGGGTCTTTCCCCCGAACATCTTTGGATTACCGTTTTTAAAGATGATGAGGAATCGGCGTTTTTGTGGGCTAAAAAAGTCCGGGCGGACCGGATTGTCAAAATGGGAGAAAAGGATAATTTCTGGCAAATGGGAGACACCGGACCGTGCGGTCCCTGTTCGGAAATTTATTTCGACCAGGGCCCTGAAATCAGCTGCGGAAAATCAACCTGCGGGTTAGGGTGTGATTGCGACCGGTATCTGGAAATCTGGAATCTGGTGTTCATGCAGTTTAATCGGAATACCAGGGGAGAGCTTCTCCCCCTTCCAAAACCAAGCATTGATACCGGTATGGGATTGGAACGGATCAGCGCCGTTTGCCAGGGCGTTAAAAGCAATTACAACAGCGATTTGTTCAAGCCGATCATCGGAGAAATAGAAAAAATCACGGGAACACGCTACGGCCAAAACCCGTCAAAAGATGTTTCGGTCCGGGTCATTGCCGACCATATCCGTGCGATTACTTTTTTAATTGCCGACAGCGTCCATCCCTCCAACGAGGGACGCGGCTACGTTCTGAGAAGAATCATGCGAAGGGCGGCCCGCCACGGAAGATTTTTAGGGATGTCTGATCCGTTCCTTTTTCAATTGACCGATACCGTGATCATTCAAATGAAACCCTTTTATCCCGAATTGGATTCCAATCAATCCCGGATCCGCCAAATGACACAGGGAGAAGAAGAACGATTTATTCATACGCTGAATATCGGAATGAAATTGATTGAGGAGCTTTTTTTAAAAATGAAGCGGGATGGGGAAAAAACAGTCCCGCCGGAGGCGTTATTTAAACTTTACGATACCTATGGATTTCCTCTGGATTTATTAGAGGACATCGCGGTCGAAGAGGGATTCAATCTCGACATCAAAGGTTTCGAATTAGAAATGGAAAACCAAAAAAAACGCGCCAGAGCCGCCAGCCGGTTCGGCACGGAGGACTCCGCATTAGTTTCCTTCTCCAAGGAGATTTTAAAAGAATACGGAAAAACCAAATTTTTAGGATATGACTCGCTTGAGGGCCAAAGCACTCTCATCGCCATGCTCAACGGAACAGAAAGGGTCAAGAGAGCTCGAGAGGGCAACGAAGTTTTCTGTGTTTTTAAAGAAACCCCTTTTTACGGCGAAGGGGGCGGACAGGTTGGCGATCAAGGGACAGTTTCGGGAGAAACGGTACTGGCCGAAATCCAGGACGCCTTAAAACCAGCCCCGGAGCTTATCGTCCATAAAGTTAAAGTCGTTCAAGGGGAACTCATTGAAAACAGTACCTATGTTTTAGAGGTGGATGAAAAACGACGTAAGGATAGCGCAAGGAACCATACCGCCACACACTTGCTCCATGCTGTGCTGCGGGAAGTCCTTGGAGATCATGTTAAACAGGCAGGATCCTATGTGGATCCTGCCCGCCTCAGGTTTGATTTTAACCATTTTTTCCCTTTAACCCGGAAGGAACTCGATAAAATCGAAAGGTTGATGAATGAACGGGTAAGAAAAAATGTTCCGGTCCATCCCAAAATTATGGGTCTTGAAGAAGCATTAAAAGAGGGGGCGTTGGCTTTTTTTGGAGATAAGTACGGGGATGAGGTGCGAGTGATTCAGATCGAGAACCTCAGTCAGGAGTTGTGTGGAGGAACCCACTGCCGCGCCACGGGAGATATCGGTGTTTTTAAAATCGTCAGCGAGAGCAGTATCGCGGCTGGAATTCGCCGGATCGAGGCGGTCACGGGAGAAGGCGCTTACGAATTGATCAAAACCCAGGAATCACAATTCCTTCAGATGGCAGAAAACTTAAAAGTAAAACCAGCTGAAGCCCCGCAAAAACTCCTTAAACTTATTTCTTCTTTAAAAGAAAAAGAAAAGGAAATTACTTCTCTCAAGTCAAAATCAATCTCGCCAAAAAATGACCGAGAAACAGAAATAAAAAAAGTAAACGGGACATCCGTTTTAATCAAAAAAATGGGAGCCATGAGCCCTAAAGATCTCCGGTCGGCGATGGACGAATACAAAAATCTTCCCGGGATTGATGTGATCATATTAGGGTCTTCTGCCGAAGGAAAGGTCTATTTAACCGTGTCCGTTTCACCCTCTAAAACCAACCGATTTCACGCGGGAGAGATCGTCAGGGAGCTTTCTGTCGTGGTCGAAGGGACAGGAGGGGGAAAACCGGAGATGGCACAAGGGGGAGGGAAAAATCCCGAAAAATTAGAAGAAGCTCTCCTGCAGGCTGAAAAGATCATCCAAAAACATTCTCAGACCGCTTTTAATGGATAA